A genomic region of Zea mays cultivar B73 chromosome 6, Zm-B73-REFERENCE-NAM-5.0, whole genome shotgun sequence contains the following coding sequences:
- the LOC103630625 gene encoding heat stress transcription factor A-4d isoform X1 encodes MGRRVCICVCSCSTIPPEIKSRSSRAAAWRTINFVPTVRCEVGARRSDQFCSGGVVEVERPREIPAHARPIVSRHMEGSNSNSHGGAGGGGGGSSSPTPFLVKTYEMVEDPATIHVVSWGPGGASFVVWNPPDLSRDLLPKYFKHSNFSSFIRQLNTYGFRKINPERWEFANDDFIRGHKHLLKRIHRRKPVHSHSLRTQASGPLAESQRRELEDEISRLRYEKSLLLADLQRQNQQQRGISWQMQSLESRLAQMEERQRSVVASLCDILQRRGVVRVPASALETTDHSSKKRRVPIPKTDLFVAGEQPKVEEQQVLPFLQAVGAEAPGVSPIRVLDAEPFQKMELALVSLEDFFQRAAPPAPALEMCTGAAAAAAEPSPPLTLGEMLSVPAPVDTNIDLQLQSSACQNPFASTSGRDQMSSPLAEPPSYAQSPMLLPMAQLHGYDYRAAQVDMCSDTTTGDTSQDETTSETGGSHGPAKVNDVFWERFLTDAEGKSEAIEAKEDVKAAVDRSCLRLHDNVDRITEQMGQLDSAENDSYAIQNC; translated from the exons ATGGGTCGACGCGTCTGTATCTGTGTGTGTTCTTGCAGCACGATCCCACCAGAAATAAAGTCGCGGTCGTCGCGCGCGGCAGCTTGGCGAACGATAAACTTTGTTCCTACAGTTCGGTGTGAAGTTGGCGCGCGGCGGAGTGATCAATTCTGTTCTGGCGGGGTAGTAGAAGTAGAAAGACCCAGGGAAATTCCTGCACACGCACGCCCCATCGTTAGTCGGCATATGGAGGGTTCCAATTCCAACTCGCACGGTGGCGCcggaggcggtggtggagggTCCAGCTCGCCGACGCCGTTCCTCGTCAAGACCTACGAGATGGTGGAGGACCCGGCGACCATCCACGTCGTGTCGTGGGGCCCCGGCGGCGCCAGCTTCGTGGTGTGGAACCCGCCGGACTTGTCGCGCGACCTGCTGCCCAAGTACTTCAAGCACAGCAACTTCTCCAGCTTCATCAGGCAGCTCAACACATAT GGTTTCCGGAAGATCAATCCCGAGAGATGGGAGTTCGCCAACGACGACTTCATCAGGGGACACAAGCACCTTCTGAAACGCATCCACCGGCGCAAACCGGTGCACAGCCACTCGCTGCGCACCCAAGCGAGCGGGCCGCTAGCGGAGTCCCAGAGGCGCGAGCTCGAGGACGAGATCAGCAGGCTCAGGTACGAGAAGAGCCTGCTCCTGGCGGACCTCCAGAGGCAGAACCAGCAGCAGCGCGGGATCAGCTGGCAGATGCAGTCGCTGGAGAGCAGGCTGGCGCAGATGGAGGAGCGCCAGAGGAGCGTCGTGGCCTCCCTGTGCGACATCCTGCAGAGGCGCGGGGTCGTTCGTGTTCCGGCCTCCGCGCTGGAGACGACGGACCACTCCAGCAAGAAGAGGAGGGTTCCGATTCCCAAGACCGATCTCTTCGTCGCCGGCGAACAACCCAAGGTCGAAGAGCAGCAGGTGCTGCCGTTCCTGCAGGCGGTgggcgcagaagcgccaggcgtgTCGCCGATCCGCGTTTTGGATGCCGAGCCGTTTCAGAAGATGGAGCTGGCCTTGGTGTCGCTGGAGGATTTCTTCCAGAGGGCGGCACCCCCCGCGCCTGCTCTGGAAATGTGcactggtgctgctgctgctgctgctgaacccAGCCCTCCTCTGACTCTTGGCGAGATGCTCTCAGTCCCAGCACCAGTGGATACCAATATCGATCTGCAGCTGCAGTCATCAGCTTGCCAGAATCCCTTTGCTTCGACCTCAGGGCGAGACCAGATGTCTTCTCCACTGGCAGAACCTCCGAGCTACGCCCAGAGCCCGATGCTGCTGCCAATGGCACAGCTCCATGGGTACGACTATAGGGCAGCTCAAGTCGACATGTGCTCTGACACCACAACTGGCGACACTTCACAAGATGAGACCACCAGTGAAACCGGAGGTTCCCATGGGCCGGCCAAGGTGAACGATGTGTTCTGGGAGCGGTTTCTCACAGACGCAGAGGGCAAAAGCGAGGCGATAGAAGCAAAGGAAGATGTCAAGGCTGCCGTAGACCGCAGCTGTCTTCGTCTCCACGACAATGTTGATCGGATCACTGAGCAGATGGGGCAGCTCGATTCAGCTGAGAACGACTCCTATGCAATCCAGAATTGCTGA
- the LOC103630625 gene encoding heat stress transcription factor A-4d isoform X2: MEGSNSNSHGGAGGGGGGSSSPTPFLVKTYEMVEDPATIHVVSWGPGGASFVVWNPPDLSRDLLPKYFKHSNFSSFIRQLNTYGFRKINPERWEFANDDFIRGHKHLLKRIHRRKPVHSHSLRTQASGPLAESQRRELEDEISRLRYEKSLLLADLQRQNQQQRGISWQMQSLESRLAQMEERQRSVVASLCDILQRRGVVRVPASALETTDHSSKKRRVPIPKTDLFVAGEQPKVEEQQVLPFLQAVGAEAPGVSPIRVLDAEPFQKMELALVSLEDFFQRAAPPAPALEMCTGAAAAAAEPSPPLTLGEMLSVPAPVDTNIDLQLQSSACQNPFASTSGRDQMSSPLAEPPSYAQSPMLLPMAQLHGYDYRAAQVDMCSDTTTGDTSQDETTSETGGSHGPAKVNDVFWERFLTDAEGKSEAIEAKEDVKAAVDRSCLRLHDNVDRITEQMGQLDSAENDSYAIQNC; this comes from the exons ATGGAGGGTTCCAATTCCAACTCGCACGGTGGCGCcggaggcggtggtggagggTCCAGCTCGCCGACGCCGTTCCTCGTCAAGACCTACGAGATGGTGGAGGACCCGGCGACCATCCACGTCGTGTCGTGGGGCCCCGGCGGCGCCAGCTTCGTGGTGTGGAACCCGCCGGACTTGTCGCGCGACCTGCTGCCCAAGTACTTCAAGCACAGCAACTTCTCCAGCTTCATCAGGCAGCTCAACACATAT GGTTTCCGGAAGATCAATCCCGAGAGATGGGAGTTCGCCAACGACGACTTCATCAGGGGACACAAGCACCTTCTGAAACGCATCCACCGGCGCAAACCGGTGCACAGCCACTCGCTGCGCACCCAAGCGAGCGGGCCGCTAGCGGAGTCCCAGAGGCGCGAGCTCGAGGACGAGATCAGCAGGCTCAGGTACGAGAAGAGCCTGCTCCTGGCGGACCTCCAGAGGCAGAACCAGCAGCAGCGCGGGATCAGCTGGCAGATGCAGTCGCTGGAGAGCAGGCTGGCGCAGATGGAGGAGCGCCAGAGGAGCGTCGTGGCCTCCCTGTGCGACATCCTGCAGAGGCGCGGGGTCGTTCGTGTTCCGGCCTCCGCGCTGGAGACGACGGACCACTCCAGCAAGAAGAGGAGGGTTCCGATTCCCAAGACCGATCTCTTCGTCGCCGGCGAACAACCCAAGGTCGAAGAGCAGCAGGTGCTGCCGTTCCTGCAGGCGGTgggcgcagaagcgccaggcgtgTCGCCGATCCGCGTTTTGGATGCCGAGCCGTTTCAGAAGATGGAGCTGGCCTTGGTGTCGCTGGAGGATTTCTTCCAGAGGGCGGCACCCCCCGCGCCTGCTCTGGAAATGTGcactggtgctgctgctgctgctgctgaacccAGCCCTCCTCTGACTCTTGGCGAGATGCTCTCAGTCCCAGCACCAGTGGATACCAATATCGATCTGCAGCTGCAGTCATCAGCTTGCCAGAATCCCTTTGCTTCGACCTCAGGGCGAGACCAGATGTCTTCTCCACTGGCAGAACCTCCGAGCTACGCCCAGAGCCCGATGCTGCTGCCAATGGCACAGCTCCATGGGTACGACTATAGGGCAGCTCAAGTCGACATGTGCTCTGACACCACAACTGGCGACACTTCACAAGATGAGACCACCAGTGAAACCGGAGGTTCCCATGGGCCGGCCAAGGTGAACGATGTGTTCTGGGAGCGGTTTCTCACAGACGCAGAGGGCAAAAGCGAGGCGATAGAAGCAAAGGAAGATGTCAAGGCTGCCGTAGACCGCAGCTGTCTTCGTCTCCACGACAATGTTGATCGGATCACTGAGCAGATGGGGCAGCTCGATTCAGCTGAGAACGACTCCTATGCAATCCAGAATTGCTGA
- the LOC100276949 gene encoding uncharacterized protein LOC100276949: MEISLEASWVGVQRHGQDLADRLAQGFSGLLLHAQPPQLPPWSPAALLPPKLVIPFDLDLPVVPFVAGMRRGVGTVDLPAVAVSSLVEIGGRLGQAGSELGAAVQHLARQVPVPVPFRKWEAAQPPTVVTGDVALAVGTVGSANVALERAVDIGSLEVAAAAAAAATGSATAGSVGAVGAMDDDRLDDEEDGFDCEIGTLENIKKAKGTVNVSATYNTRHHDFESSVVARGDLWRLESSRGNLTSGNDSSPLFLVQLGPLLFVRDSTLLLPVHLSKQHLLWYGYDRKNGMHSLCPAIWSKHRKWMLMSMMCLNPVACSFMDVQFPNGQMTYVAGEGITASGFIPLFGGLLQAHAKCPGDTRVSFSFKNKQGTRFSPTFQWPDNSVSFGVAQAVAWKRSGLMVRPSIQISVCPTFGGTDPGICTEFVHSLKEEVSVMCGFSCSRHPSAFTALSLGRSKWNGQVGSSGLVITLETPLDNMARPSLSVQLNGGFEF; encoded by the exons ATGGAGATCTCGCTCGAGGCGTCGTGGGTGGGCGTGCAGCGGCACGGGCAGGACCTGGCGGACCGCCTCGCGCAGGGCTTCTCGGGGCTCCTCCTCCACGCGCAGCCGCCGCAGCTGCCCCCATGGTCGCCGGCGGCGCTGTTGCCGCCCAAGCTCGTCATCCCCTTCGACCTCGACCTCCCCGTTGTCCCCTTCGTCGCCGGGATGCGCCGCGGGGTCGGGACCGTGGACCTCCCCGCCGTGGCCGTCTCGTCGCTCGTCGAGATCGGCGGCAGGCTCGGGCAGGCGGGGTCCGAGCTCGGTGCGGCGGTTCAGCATCTCGCGCGCCAGGTGCCTGTGCCTGTGCCCTTCCGGAAATGGGAAGCCGCACAGCCGCCGACCGTGGTGACGGGGGATGTTGCGCTCGCTGTGGGGACGGTTGGGTCCGCGAACGTCGCTTTGGAAAGGGCTGTAGACATAGGGTCCCTCGAGGTGGCAGCGGCTGCTGCTGCGGCGGCCACTGGAAGTGCCACTGCAGGTAGTGTGGGCGCGGTTGGGGCCATGGACGACGATAGACTGGATGATGAGGAAGACGGATTTGATTGCGAAATTGGGACATTGGAGAACATTAAGAAGGCTAAG GGCACTGTAAATGTCTCAGCAACTTACAACACCAGGCACCATGACTTTGAGAGTTCAGTAGTCGCACGAGGAGACCTTTGGAGGTTGGAGTCATCGCGTGGCAATTTAACTTCAGGGAATGATAGCTCACCACTTTTCCTTGTTCAACTTGGGCCTTTACTGTTTGTTCGAGACTCCACGCTTCTTTTGCCGGTTCATCTGTCAAAGCAACACCTTCTTTGGTATGGTTATGATCGCAAG AACGGAATGCACTCCCTATGCCCAGCTATCTGGTCAAAGCATAGAAAATGGATGCTGATGTCAATGATGTGCCTCAACCCTGTAGCTTGT TCCTTCATGGATGTGCAATTTCCAAATGGACAAATGACATATGTTGCTGGTGAGGGGATAACAGCAAGTGGTTTTATCCCTTTATTTGGTGGATTACTCCAAGCACATGCAAAGTGTCCCGGTGATACAAGAGTGAGCTTCTCCTTCAAG AACAAACAAGGTACTAGGTTCAGTCCAACGTTTCAGTGGCCTGACAATTCTGTTTCATTTGGAGTCGCACAAGCTGTAGCATGGAAGAGATCTGGCCTTATGGTCAGGCCCAGCATTCAAATCAG TGTTTGCCCCACTTTCGGAGGAACTGATCCTGGAATATGCACCGAGTTTGTCCACTCTTTGAAGGAGGAAGTCAGCGTAATGTGTGGTTTCTCTTGCTCAAGACATCCCTCAGCATTCACAGCTCTCTCT CTTGGGCGATCCAAATGGAATGGCCAGGTCGGCAGTTCGGGACTAGTAATCACCTTGGAGACACCCCTTGACAACATGGCAAGGCCTTCTTTATCCGTTCAATTGAACGGGGGTTTCGAGTTCTGA